CccaaaaagtctctctctctctttctctctttctctctctctttctctctctctctctctctctctgtttgtctttttttctctctctctctctcacatacacacacacatagaatgCCAActgatgaagacagagaggccCAAGCCCAACACCTTCATCATCCGCTGTCTGCAATGGACTACTGTTATTGAACGGACCTTCCATGTGGATACCCCTGAAGAAAGGCCAGTTAGTCACAGCTGTGCAcaacagcagacacacacacacacacacacataacacgcACTGAGGGTGTAGCCTGTTCATCAATCACGCTTGCAATGAGTTCAAATCTGACACGAAATCAATGTTAAATCAAGTTTAAATACACCACTAATTCACTTCCTCAGCTTTTAGCAGACATGAATTCAGCGGTTAGCACCGCCCTTTGAGTTTGAGAAGACGTTTGTATTTACAACTCTACatataaatgaattaattttcCCAAGATGATACTTAACGGTGACAGCTCTCATAGTCACACTCATGCTTAAGCCATGACTTGTACAACACTACAGTATTGTAATGCCGGATGAACTcatccttcatctctctctctctctctcagggaggAGTGGACGAAGGCCATCCAGGCCGTAGCGGATGGACTCCagaagcaggaggaggagaggatggaCTCTTCGCCTGACCCCATGGACATGGAGATGTATCTGTCCAAACCTCGACACAAAGCGGTGAGAACTCCATTTGACACAAACTCTAGAAGGTTCCACTGTAATGCCAGACCTTTATGAACAATTGCAGATCCTTTTTTCGACTTATCTGATATGCCAGAAACCAGAAAGATCTGTTCAGTTTTAGACCAGCAATGAGTCCAAGAGATCTACCCCCCTGCTGGATGTTGCTCTGGATTAAAATAATCAGGATGGAACCGGTTCGGACAGTTACGGTTTTGAGGGATGACAGAATATCAAAAGCCATACGTTAATATTAAGatagaaaagattttttttggtcactgcaCGGAGCTCAACCACTGCTCAAAAACCAAATACGTCAATCCCAAATTTGACTACGAATGTATGTGAAAGACATCGGAGGATTTCAGCTGTTGCCTTTTGAAGTTCACTGGAACGTTGGTATTCaatgattatttttcttttttttttttcctttgtttgttttccaagaCAATGCATGACTTTGAATACCTCAAACTCTTGGGAAAAGGCACTTTTGGGAAAGTCATTCTGGTGAAAGAGAAAGCTACGGGCAAATACTACGCCATGAAGATCCTGAAAAAGGAAGTGATCGTAGCAAAAGTGAGTATGATCCCAGTGCTGCGTCTGGAGAACACTGGGCGCCGTCATGATTTACGCGGCAGAGAATAACAGCACACCACCGTGTTGGTCTGAGATTGACTTGTGCcagtgcatgcacacagaattcttaaaaaaaaaaaaaaaaagtcgttcACATTAAAGGTTCGGCGCACAAAactctctgatttttttctcctgcaggaTGAGGTGGCACACACCCTTACAGAAAACAGAGTGCTGCAGAGTTCCAAACACCCTTTTTTAACAGTAAGGTCACGGGCTGTGTTGTCTGCCTTGTTTTCTACCTTTTTCTCTACCTGTCTCGAAATACCATAAAATAGACTGAAGGTGAAacatttatgaatattcatgaacgTTTGTGGTTAACCAAACAAAATGACCAATGCAACGTTGCGCTTATCCTCGGATAAGTCGCACCATCTTACGCCGAGTCTCTCTGTCGCAGGGTCTTAAGTACTCCTTCCAGACCCATGACCGCCTGTGTTTTGTCATGGAGTATGCAAATGGAGGGGAGGTGAGTCAGTGCCCAGTGTGACACAGTGGTGCCTTATGCACTTTGACCATTTATGCTGAATAATGGTCGCTGTTATTACTTTACCGTAGTTCACTTGTATTTTTCCCACTGTATTTCTGTCCAGGGCGAGTGGAGATTTTTAGCCTCTCAGTGATTTGTGCGTACAGTGTTgcatagtatttttttttttttttttttgctctgaatgCTATTAGTTCTTGATGAGTGGTTCCTTGTATTAATAGCATAACTTTTGATGCATTTAGCAGCTTGTATGCAGTCAGGACCTACACTTTGTGTTACGCTTACAGTTTTATTGGTCACATTAGCCTACATCATGAAAATATAGATCATTCAAAAAACCGCTGAAATCCAGTCTACCACAGTTTAAACCTCTGCAGTGCAGCCCAGTCcatatatacatgtaaacaGTCCTTATAGACAGTGTGCTGTTTTGGTGATAAATAACAAAGTAGGTTTCTCTCGAACACTAAAACCCTAATTTGATATTTTAACCCTGCACCGCGTTCCTCTCCCcagcttttctttcatttatcgCGGGATCGGGTATTCACGGAGGAGCGGGCGCGATTCTATGGGGCAGAAATTGTTTCGGCTCTTGATTACCTCCACTCGGAGAAGAACGTCGTCTACAGAGACCTGAAGGTAGGTGCCCTCAACAGAGAACGACGGAATCATCcagaatacaaacacagaagaTCATTACAGCTACAGCTACTGACGCGAAACCACGAGCGACCAAGAATGTTATCAGTGTACTTTTCGCAGTAAGATTTCGACTGAACCAAACAGGccgaataaataaacatatctCAGTATTGTGACGTGTCTAagtcctgtgtctctctcccctgcagCTGGAAAACCTAATGCTGGACAAAGACGGCCACATTAAGATCACAGACTTTGGCCTGTGTAAGGAGGGGATCACTGACGGAGCCACCATGAAGACCTTCTGTGGTACACCAGAGTATCTGGCTCCTGAGGTACCTAGCGATCAAtgtatactgtttttttttttttttgtgagaaaccCCATGATTCCTTGCAGAAAGTACTGAACTATAACCGAATCAACAAATAAGTGAATAAACTGAAAGAATTTGAGAAAAGTTGGAGCATCTGCAAACACAACGATATTTGAATAATAAACCATGCCAAAAAGTTGGgatttttgggggtttttttgaagGACAAACATGAGTTGTCCAGGGTGCGTCGGTATTAGGAATATGCTAAAGCACCGCTGTGTAGTGTGGCAAAGTTATACTGTTACAGAGGACACTGAGAGGAGACAAAAGACAGGCCAGTGATGTGTCATCACAATGCAAAACAGGGTCATTCAGTTCATCTGTTGAAATTCaactcatcactgtctgtgcatatttttcacttattttctctcatctttcatTAACCTGCCAAACTGGCAAAGTTTCACAACCCCCAAGTACAAAGTATATCTAAACTTCATAAAAATTCCATCAAGGCTGTGCATATGTAACAAACACGTCCACAAACAATAAACCTGCCCTCAAGTTAAAACAATGCCTGCAATTCAGAAGTTTACATAAGGGTCATATTTCAACATCACATCATAAGATTTATTTAATACCAAAACTGCGTGGGTCATAACCAAATGGAAAACTGGAGTAGATATATTTTGTTGGTCTTTTGGCCAGGTTTCCTCTGGGGCAATGCTGAACTTACATGGTAAAACAAGGGCCGAACAGATAATAATGATATCCCAGCAGTTAaatgtcctctctgtccccccctgCATCAGGTGCTGGAGGACAATGATTACGGCCGGGCGGTGGACTGGTGGGGGTTGGGCGTGGTCATGTACGAGATGATGTGCGGCCGACTGCCTTTCTACAACCAGGACCACGAACGTCTGTTTGAGCTCATCCTGATGGACGAGATCCGATTCCCTCGAACCCTTGGTCCCGAGGCAAGGTCCCTGCTGTCTGGGCTTCTTCAGAAGGACCCAAAGCAGCGGTCAGTGGGCCCCGCTGACACCCAGAAACCACCCAAACATCACAGACCTCCTCTAGTGGACAAATCTCATAATGAAGTTTACCAACCAAGCGCAGTCTCAACTGATGTTCTCCATTCAACGTTCAGTTTAATCCAGGAAGAGTCTCACGTCTTTTGCAGGGAAATCAGTTTAATCTTAGGGGAGTGTTAAGGCtttgactgaaaaatgacaGGTTAGAAAATAAACTAATAACATAAATCCTGGAGTTTACCTGACATACGTGCCACTTTCCACACTTTGATTTAGGGCACACTGCCAACACTTGTCAGGTTTACCACAGCTAAACGTGACAGTACAGTATATGTTCTGTCTTTGCCTTTCACTGTTTGTGCAAAAAGACTGGTGTTATTATGTttacttctctttctgtccaagcTTCTATCATTGTTTCTCACGCTTGGTCTGCCTCTCGCATTGTGTCTGTCtccttcccttttttcttcatttctgactttccttacctctctctctctctctctttttctttctttctcacgaCCTCTACCTTACTCTTACGCCCCTCCAAAACCGTCTGTCTCGCTCCCTGGTGTGCACATTGTGTTTAAATCTCTGATTGAGTCATGGATAAAAGCTGAATGCAGTTTTTAACAAAGGATTTGGTCAACTTTGAAAAGGAACATGTTGTAAACAGGACTGTTGCCTTTGTGAATGAGGAAGAGACTGTTTCTTTATGGTGATAGTtcatgactgactgtgagtGGAATGATCTTTTGGTGATTTAATATGTTGAATCAAGGTATTTTTGTCTTACTGATTCTGGTTTCATTCTAATAAGTACTGAATAaaaagtatctctctctctctctctctctctctctctctctcgctctctctctctctttttctctttctcacactctctctctttttctctctctttctcactctctctctttctctctcttttctttctcacactctctctttttctctctctttctaactctctctctctctctctctctctctctctctctctctctttctttccttctttctttctaaatcACAGGTTAGGTGGAGGTCCTGATGACGCTAAAGAAATCATGCAGCATCGGTTCTTCGCTGGCATAGAGTGGCGAGACGTTTATGAGAAGAAGGTTTGTGACCTTACAGAAGTAGGAACTACAGTCCACCAGCTCATATATTTCAAGTAGATCCCTAAAGAGTCAGGCTGTTTAACTTGCAATGTTTTTCAAGTTTAATGCACCTTTACACTGTTAAATTTGTGTTGttaacactgaaagaaaaagtgcAATCCATCTGTTAGTCGTTGCTGTAACTCATTATTACTCCCAGCATAACAGTACACTAAGTTAATACTTGGTGGTTCCACAGCTTGTCCCACCATTCAAGCCCCAGGTGACTTCAGAAACGGACACTCGATATTTTGACGTGGAGTTCACAGGGCAGACTATTACCATCACACCCCCAGGACAAGGTAAAAACAGGGTGGAAAAACAGGCTGGTTTAGACACCCTGGTTTTTAAGGTTATACTTGTGTACACTAACTCTTCACTTTGTTTGCGTCATTGAATACAAGCCCCGGACACTGCT
This sequence is a window from Chanos chanos chromosome 4, fChaCha1.1, whole genome shotgun sequence. Protein-coding genes within it:
- the akt1 gene encoding RAC-alpha serine/threonine-protein kinase, with the translated sequence MSEVVIVKEGWLHKRGEYIKTWRPRYFLLKSDGTFIGYKERPQDVDQLETPLNNFSVAQCQLMKTERPKPNTFIIRCLQWTTVIERTFHVDTPEEREEWTKAIQAVADGLQKQEEERMDSSPDPMDMEMYLSKPRHKATMHDFEYLKLLGKGTFGKVILVKEKATGKYYAMKILKKEVIVAKDEVAHTLTENRVLQSSKHPFLTGLKYSFQTHDRLCFVMEYANGGELFFHLSRDRVFTEERARFYGAEIVSALDYLHSEKNVVYRDLKLENLMLDKDGHIKITDFGLCKEGITDGATMKTFCGTPEYLAPEVLEDNDYGRAVDWWGLGVVMYEMMCGRLPFYNQDHERLFELILMDEIRFPRTLGPEARSLLSGLLQKDPKQRLGGGPDDAKEIMQHRFFAGIEWRDVYEKKLVPPFKPQVTSETDTRYFDVEFTGQTITITPPGQDDSMESFDSDRRPHFPQFSYSASGTA